Proteins encoded in a region of the Mucilaginibacter sabulilitoris genome:
- a CDS encoding efflux RND transporter permease subunit, translating to MKITNFAVKNYQFTLIIFLLVAVVGVLTLFTMPRSEDPTTHPPQYLITVIYPGTSPKDMEEQVVKPIENKIYGLENIEKILTTVEDGVAVIQPKFKYGVDVDNKYQEISTEINALKNSELPKDIYMIKTEKISSSDVKVLQVALVSDNASGKLLRDEADILKTRLEKITNLKDVKYFGMQEQEIRIDVQLDKLAQLKIPLNVVIGSLQSEAADIPGGSINLDSKIFNVKTSGKFKTVEDVANTVIYNANGKIIYLKDVADVSYKDGITDHITRLNGHRCILVTAGMKDNVNIASVQQEFLPVLEEFGKSLPENIRLVKNFDQANMVSERLGHLGFDFGLAIVLVIITLLPLGFRASLIVMISIPLSLALGLIAMNLLGYSLNQLSIVGLVVALGLLVDDSIVVVENIERWLREGHSRKDAILKGTQQIGIAVIGCTATLVIAFLPLAFLPDMAGEFIRSLPMAVMTSVLASMIVALTLVPFLGSRMLKTHTHGEGNFFLKHLQRFLTRSYARVMPLALKWPKTTIGISLALSGLAFFLFTQTGFKLFPTSEKPMFLINIKLPLQADIPESDRVTRLVEGELKKHKEIVYYTSNVGKGNPQIYYNVHQQDVKPDFAQVFVQLDEEASPKSKTDLIKQLRKKFNDFPYARIEVKDFEQGTPIEANIVVRVFGEDQDTLRKLSFKVEEILKKNPGTFYINNELNTYKSDVKIKIDKEKARTLGVLTSDVDKVVRMAVAGLNVGDYIDDRGDSRNVVITLPRNKFSNLDALKNLYVNNIQGTPVLVNQIAAISFETSPTAINHFNKSRFAKVTSLTKEHVLANDVLKEVVPELNKLKMPPGYYYKLSGEAESEGDALGGNFLSVIILSTFLFVGVLLLQFKTFKGIIIVLSIIPLGILGGVVLLLMTGNPMSLVSIIGFIGLSGIQVKNSLLLVDFTNHLRVEGHSIDEAIAMAGETRFLPVVLTSITAICGLLPIALNPNPLIAPLAIVLIGGLISSTILSRIVTPVMYKLIPPHLESDEEQDNI from the coding sequence ATGAAAATCACAAATTTCGCAGTTAAGAACTACCAGTTCACACTGATCATATTTTTGCTTGTCGCTGTAGTCGGCGTATTAACACTGTTTACCATGCCGCGGTCGGAAGATCCGACCACCCATCCGCCGCAATACCTGATCACTGTGATCTATCCGGGCACGAGTCCGAAAGATATGGAAGAGCAAGTGGTGAAACCAATAGAGAACAAAATTTACGGATTGGAGAACATCGAAAAAATCCTTACCACTGTGGAAGATGGTGTTGCGGTTATCCAGCCGAAATTTAAATATGGCGTAGATGTAGATAATAAGTACCAGGAAATATCCACGGAAATCAATGCTTTGAAAAACAGCGAGCTTCCCAAGGATATCTATATGATCAAAACAGAAAAAATATCCTCATCTGATGTAAAGGTACTGCAAGTGGCATTGGTTTCCGATAACGCTTCCGGTAAGTTATTAAGGGATGAAGCAGATATTTTGAAAACGCGCCTGGAGAAGATCACCAACCTGAAGGATGTCAAATATTTTGGAATGCAGGAGCAGGAGATCCGTATCGACGTGCAACTGGATAAACTGGCACAGTTAAAAATACCCCTCAATGTGGTCATAGGCAGTTTGCAAAGCGAGGCAGCCGATATCCCCGGTGGAAGCATCAACCTGGACAGCAAGATCTTCAATGTGAAAACCAGCGGTAAGTTCAAGACCGTTGAAGACGTTGCCAATACCGTTATCTATAATGCTAACGGCAAGATTATTTATCTGAAAGATGTAGCCGATGTGAGCTACAAGGATGGCATTACCGATCACATTACCCGCTTGAACGGGCACCGTTGTATATTGGTTACGGCAGGGATGAAAGACAATGTGAATATAGCCAGCGTGCAGCAGGAGTTTTTACCTGTACTGGAAGAATTTGGTAAAAGCCTGCCGGAGAACATCCGGCTTGTCAAAAACTTTGATCAGGCTAACATGGTTTCCGAACGTTTGGGCCACTTGGGGTTTGATTTTGGATTAGCCATCGTTTTAGTGATCATTACCTTGCTGCCATTAGGATTCAGGGCATCCCTTATCGTGATGATCTCTATACCACTTTCTTTGGCGCTGGGTCTCATTGCCATGAATTTATTGGGGTATTCCTTAAATCAGCTCAGTATCGTAGGGCTTGTGGTAGCCCTGGGACTGCTGGTGGATGACAGTATCGTGGTGGTAGAGAATATTGAGCGCTGGCTTCGTGAGGGGCATTCCCGGAAGGATGCTATCCTGAAAGGCACGCAACAAATCGGCATAGCAGTTATAGGCTGTACGGCTACATTGGTTATTGCCTTCCTGCCGCTTGCCTTTTTGCCCGATATGGCCGGTGAATTCATCCGCAGCCTGCCTATGGCTGTTATGACCAGCGTACTGGCATCTATGATCGTGGCCTTAACGCTTGTTCCCTTCCTGGGGAGCAGGATGCTCAAAACCCATACACATGGCGAGGGTAACTTCTTTTTAAAGCACCTGCAACGTTTTCTGACCAGGTCTTATGCCCGCGTGATGCCGCTTGCCTTAAAGTGGCCCAAAACCACTATCGGGATCTCATTAGCCTTAAGCGGACTTGCTTTTTTCCTGTTTACGCAAACCGGGTTTAAGCTTTTCCCAACTTCTGAAAAGCCGATGTTTTTGATCAATATCAAACTGCCCCTGCAGGCGGATATTCCCGAAAGCGACCGCGTAACTAGGCTGGTAGAAGGTGAACTGAAGAAGCACAAAGAGATTGTTTATTACACGTCTAACGTGGGAAAAGGCAATCCGCAGATCTATTACAACGTGCATCAGCAGGATGTAAAGCCTGATTTTGCCCAGGTATTCGTGCAACTGGACGAAGAGGCAAGTCCAAAATCTAAAACCGATCTGATCAAACAACTCAGAAAAAAATTCAACGATTTTCCCTATGCAAGGATTGAAGTAAAAGATTTTGAACAAGGCACCCCGATTGAAGCCAACATCGTGGTGAGGGTATTTGGCGAAGACCAGGACACCTTACGGAAGCTTTCCTTTAAGGTAGAGGAGATCCTGAAAAAAAATCCGGGCACGTTTTATATCAATAACGAGCTGAATACCTATAAATCGGATGTCAAAATAAAAATTGATAAAGAGAAGGCCCGCACCTTAGGGGTGCTTACCAGCGACGTAGATAAAGTGGTCAGGATGGCTGTGGCGGGACTAAACGTGGGTGACTATATCGACGACAGGGGCGATTCGCGGAATGTTGTGATCACCCTTCCCAGGAATAAGTTCTCTAACCTGGATGCCCTGAAGAACCTGTACGTAAATAACATACAGGGCACGCCGGTACTGGTTAACCAGATTGCCGCCATCTCGTTTGAAACATCGCCTACAGCGATCAACCATTTCAATAAATCGCGATTTGCAAAGGTTACTTCGCTAACTAAAGAACATGTTTTGGCCAACGATGTCCTGAAAGAGGTGGTTCCTGAACTGAATAAATTAAAAATGCCGCCGGGCTATTATTACAAGTTATCCGGAGAAGCGGAATCGGAAGGTGATGCATTAGGCGGCAACTTTCTGTCTGTGATCATCCTGAGCACCTTTCTTTTCGTCGGCGTGCTGCTGTTACAATTCAAAACCTTTAAAGGGATCATTATCGTGCTGTCGATCATACCCCTGGGCATATTGGGCGGAGTGGTGCTGTTACTCATGACCGGCAACCCGATGTCATTGGTATCTATCATTGGTTTCATAGGCTTATCAGGCATACAGGTTAAAAACTCATTGTTGTTGGTTGATTTTACCAACCACCTGCGTGTGGAGGGCCATAGCATAGATGAAGCAATTGCGATGGCGGGCGAAACCCGCTTTCTACCGGTGGTATTGACTTCCATCACGGCAATTTGCGGCTTACTTCCTATCGCGCTTAACCCGAATCCGCTGATAGCACCATTGGCTATCGTTTTGATAGGCGGGCTGATCAGTTCAACCATATTGTCGCGGATTGTTACTCCTGTGATGTATAAATTAATTCCGCCACATTTAGAAAGCGACGAGGAACAGGATAATATATAA
- a CDS encoding ISAon1 family transposase, translating to MDNNPISCHLLGRLYTVDGKQLQQQYKDFLSDFHSWDQKEHADEWMLFEQNIGPSLSIDETALSNGELYTIITNKEAKGGKKAIVAMLRGTQTEQIIKVIERIPLRKRNKVKEVTMDMAANMIKAIRRCFSNASRVIDRFHVQKLAYDAVQEARIKYRWEALDAESNAIEQARQNKQSYQPEIFSNGDTLKQLLARSRYLLFKHESRWTISQKERAGLLFPRYPELLKAYKLAIGLGNIFTICKSKQIAFKRLALWYNHVEESGIDAFKTVARSVHQHYESILNFFDNRSTNASAESFNAKIKAFRATSRGVRDTTFFLFRLAKIYA from the coding sequence TTGGATAATAATCCGATTAGCTGTCATTTGTTAGGGCGGCTATATACAGTTGATGGCAAACAGCTACAGCAGCAATACAAAGACTTTCTGAGCGATTTTCATAGCTGGGATCAAAAAGAACATGCAGATGAATGGATGCTGTTTGAACAAAATATCGGGCCATCGCTAAGCATAGATGAAACAGCATTGAGCAATGGCGAGCTCTATACCATTATCACCAATAAAGAAGCTAAAGGTGGCAAGAAAGCAATTGTAGCTATGCTAAGGGGCACACAAACGGAGCAGATCATAAAAGTTATCGAACGCATACCGCTACGTAAAAGGAACAAGGTGAAAGAAGTGACGATGGATATGGCGGCAAACATGATCAAAGCCATCCGCAGGTGTTTTAGCAATGCCAGTCGTGTGATCGACAGATTCCATGTACAAAAGTTAGCCTATGATGCCGTGCAGGAAGCTCGTATAAAATATCGTTGGGAAGCGCTGGATGCAGAAAGCAATGCTATTGAACAAGCCAGGCAAAACAAGCAATCTTATCAGCCCGAAATATTCAGCAATGGCGATACGTTAAAACAATTGCTTGCCAGAAGCCGCTACCTGTTGTTTAAACATGAGTCCAGGTGGACCATCTCACAAAAAGAAAGAGCCGGTCTGCTTTTTCCAAGATACCCGGAACTGCTCAAAGCGTATAAACTGGCCATCGGGCTGGGCAATATATTCACCATCTGCAAAAGCAAGCAGATCGCCTTTAAAAGATTGGCGCTGTGGTATAATCATGTTGAGGAATCTGGGATTGACGCCTTTAAAACCGTGGCAAGGTCCGTTCATCAACATTATGAATCTATCCTGAACTTCTTTGACAATAGAAGCACAAATGCCTCTGCCGAATCTTTTAATGCCAAGATCAAAGCTTTCAGAGCGACTTCCAGAGGCGTTAGAGACACTACTTTCTTCTTATTCAGACTCGCTAAAATCTATGCTTGA
- a CDS encoding TolC family protein, protein MKTKSKKICGFILVAAALLAAPSVKAQSKLDDYIREGLSSSQSIRQQNFVLEKNMYALKEAKSMFGPNVTFSTTYTKADGGRTIDFPTGDLFNGVYSTLNKLTGSNAFPQLENQHILLNPDNFYDAKFRTTLPILNAELIYNKRIKVQQVDMQKTEVLLYKRELVKEIKTAYYNYSKAVYATEIYESSLRLVEEGQRINTKLFDNSKVNRTVVLRSQNEVSRINASLTGAKKTAESAHYYFNFLINRPLTDSILLDDITTLPVSEQSLGNSINGREELTKLKIAKDINGNLTGMAKSYLIPKLGTFIDLGSQAFDWKFNSQSRYYLFGISLEWNLFSSGKNNYRVKQTIADREALASQTDYVQQQLLTELKVRQAAMQSAIAQYEAAQSQLKTSQTYYNDMVKLYKQGMAIYIELLDAQNQWIDAQLNANIALYDTWIAYTAIERANASFTIQ, encoded by the coding sequence ATGAAAACTAAAAGCAAAAAAATATGTGGTTTTATCCTGGTGGCGGCAGCCTTATTGGCAGCCCCATCAGTAAAAGCCCAGAGCAAACTGGATGACTACATCCGCGAGGGCCTCAGCTCCAGTCAGAGCATTAGACAACAAAATTTTGTGCTCGAAAAAAACATGTATGCCCTCAAGGAAGCGAAAAGCATGTTCGGGCCGAATGTAACTTTTTCAACCACCTACACGAAAGCCGATGGCGGGCGTACCATAGATTTTCCAACCGGCGACCTGTTTAACGGAGTTTATTCCACATTGAATAAATTGACCGGTAGCAATGCCTTTCCGCAGTTGGAAAACCAGCACATCCTGCTCAACCCGGATAATTTTTATGATGCCAAGTTCCGTACAACCTTGCCCATTTTGAATGCAGAGTTGATCTATAATAAGCGGATCAAGGTGCAGCAGGTGGATATGCAAAAAACAGAAGTACTGCTTTATAAACGCGAACTGGTAAAAGAGATCAAAACGGCCTACTACAATTATTCAAAAGCCGTTTATGCGACCGAAATCTATGAATCCTCGCTCAGGCTGGTGGAAGAAGGCCAAAGGATCAATACTAAGCTATTTGACAACAGTAAAGTAAACCGGACTGTGGTGCTAAGAAGTCAGAACGAAGTGTCCAGGATCAACGCTTCGCTCACTGGTGCAAAGAAAACTGCGGAATCGGCACACTACTATTTTAACTTCCTGATCAATCGCCCGCTAACAGACAGCATACTTTTAGATGATATTACCACGCTACCGGTCAGTGAACAAAGCCTGGGGAATAGCATCAACGGTAGGGAGGAATTAACCAAGCTCAAGATAGCAAAAGACATTAACGGTAACCTGACAGGGATGGCTAAATCCTATCTTATCCCCAAGCTGGGCACCTTTATTGACCTGGGCTCGCAGGCGTTCGACTGGAAGTTCAACAGCCAAAGCCGCTATTATTTATTTGGTATTTCCCTGGAATGGAACCTGTTCTCCTCCGGGAAAAACAATTACCGGGTAAAACAAACGATTGCCGACCGCGAGGCCTTAGCATCCCAAACCGACTACGTACAGCAGCAACTGCTTACCGAGCTTAAAGTCCGGCAGGCCGCCATGCAAAGCGCTATTGCGCAATATGAAGCTGCACAATCCCAGTTGAAAACCAGCCAGACCTACTATAATGATATGGTGAAGTTATACAAACAAGGAATGGCTATTTACATCGAACTGCTGGATGCCCAAAACCAGTGGATAGATGCGCAGCTTAACGCCAACATTGCCCTTTACGACACCTGGATCGCTTATACGGCTATCGAACGAGCTAACGCCAGTTTTACTATTCAATAA
- a CDS encoding DinB family protein yields the protein MIQYLNKLEEERRLLLERTKELTVDQYNIIPPGFNNNIIWNMGHILVVSESLLYQDSPYQRPVYEFMKYRFEKGSIPDEIVGEDDIFIIRYSLQQTVQFYKMCTGMERSGRQIPSVSNSCLTIISNKRMQFLLFHEDMHYRRIAKLMEIVRK from the coding sequence ATGATACAATACCTCAATAAATTGGAAGAAGAAAGGAGGCTATTGCTGGAACGGACGAAAGAGCTGACGGTGGATCAATACAATATTATTCCCCCTGGCTTTAACAACAACATTATCTGGAATATGGGCCATATTCTGGTAGTGAGTGAAAGCCTGCTTTATCAAGATTCTCCTTATCAGCGTCCGGTGTATGAATTTATGAAATATCGTTTTGAAAAGGGTTCGATACCTGATGAAATCGTAGGCGAAGATGACATTTTTATTATCAGGTACTCGCTACAGCAAACGGTTCAATTTTATAAAATGTGTACGGGAATGGAGAGATCTGGACGTCAAATCCCTTCAGTAAGTAACTCCTGTTTGACCATAATCAGTAATAAACGTATGCAATTCCTGCTTTTTCATGAGGACATGCATTACCGCAGGATTGCGAAGTTGATGGAGATAGTAAGGAAGTAA
- a CDS encoding ISAon1 family transposase N-terminal region protein translates to MLIHERFSTAYETLVRLILPEGLLEYFELIAVRPCESGQLNIYLEEKNLAPAGYDKQQLESKGFLPETAFQDFPIRGHKVALCIKRRRWELKSTGAVITRDCNLYLRSWQQCSVTYHKCFLKKRLMLLTALFTCAG, encoded by the coding sequence ATACTAATACACGAACGCTTTTCAACAGCATACGAAACTCTTGTCCGCCTGATCTTGCCCGAAGGGCTTTTGGAATACTTTGAACTTATTGCTGTCCGCCCCTGTGAGAGCGGACAATTGAACATTTACCTTGAGGAAAAGAACCTTGCGCCTGCAGGTTATGACAAGCAGCAACTTGAGTCGAAAGGTTTTTTACCGGAGACAGCCTTTCAGGATTTTCCCATCCGTGGTCATAAAGTAGCGCTGTGTATCAAAAGACGCAGATGGGAGTTAAAATCGACCGGAGCAGTTATTACAAGAGACTGCAATTTGTATTTAAGATCATGGCAACAATGTTCTGTGACCTACCACAAATGTTTTTTAAAAAAACGGCTAATGCTTTTGACAGCATTATTTACCTGTGCCGGCTGA
- a CDS encoding TetR/AcrR family transcriptional regulator, whose amino-acid sequence MSIAERKLEEKQEMHKRILNGARKVFLEKGYEQASMRNIANEINYSPGSLYFYFKDKSEIFQELHKEGFQLLLNQFKVLDKVGDPFERLKAMGRIFIQFAQENKDYYNLMFLVEEPAKSSEEGGFKIAQEAIDSLATVVKDCQQKGKFKDMDTEDLTFMILSAMHGICALFCKDRTVGFVGKTNEELMERGYECFVALLEKS is encoded by the coding sequence ATGAGCATAGCAGAACGAAAACTGGAAGAGAAACAGGAAATGCATAAACGCATCTTAAATGGTGCACGTAAGGTTTTCCTTGAAAAAGGCTATGAGCAAGCCAGCATGCGCAATATTGCCAATGAGATCAACTACAGCCCCGGCTCGCTTTATTTTTACTTCAAAGATAAAAGCGAGATTTTCCAGGAACTACATAAAGAAGGGTTTCAATTATTGCTTAATCAGTTCAAGGTTTTGGACAAAGTGGGCGACCCTTTTGAGCGTTTGAAAGCCATGGGCCGCATATTTATTCAATTTGCGCAGGAAAACAAAGATTATTATAACCTGATGTTTCTTGTTGAGGAACCGGCAAAATCGTCGGAAGAGGGTGGCTTTAAGATAGCACAGGAAGCCATAGATAGCCTGGCCACCGTGGTAAAAGACTGCCAGCAGAAAGGAAAGTTCAAAGACATGGATACAGAGGATCTCACCTTTATGATCCTTTCGGCCATGCATGGCATCTGTGCACTTTTCTGTAAAGACCGGACTGTAGGTTTTGTCGGCAAAACGAATGAAGAATTAATGGAAAGAGGCTACGAGTGTTTTGTTGCGCTGTTAGAAAAAAGTTAA
- a CDS encoding efflux RND transporter periplasmic adaptor subunit yields the protein MKNFQLLSIVIAAIFLLTSCKQKHQEQNAMGEPDIIPIKTASVSVLGVPDHISATGLVSTEDEAKYAFKIGGVINRILVQEGQFFKKGQLLATLNSTEISAGLAQSSLGVEKAQRDYSRAVNLYKDSVYTLEQLQNTKTALDVAQKAREAVAFNDRYSKIYAASDGFVSKKLANEGEVISEGMPVLLINSTEQHNSYSLKVGVTDREWAIIKAGQTAKVTLDGYTGQKFDAVVFRKSQAADRELGSFQVELKLKLNEVKPAVGMFGKAEIATHQDESVMVIPYSSLVEADGNKGFVFTTIGTNRVKRVPVTILKFDNDNVYLQDKLDGIDQIVVSNSAYLNEQSIIKIIK from the coding sequence ATGAAAAACTTTCAATTGCTCAGCATCGTCATAGCAGCTATATTCCTGCTGACTTCCTGCAAACAAAAACACCAGGAACAAAACGCAATGGGTGAACCGGATATCATCCCCATTAAAACAGCTTCGGTTTCCGTTTTAGGAGTTCCCGACCACATAAGTGCTACCGGCCTGGTCAGCACCGAAGATGAAGCCAAATATGCTTTCAAGATAGGCGGCGTGATCAATCGCATCTTAGTGCAGGAAGGCCAGTTCTTCAAAAAAGGCCAATTGCTGGCTACGCTCAATTCAACTGAGATTTCAGCAGGGCTGGCACAGTCAAGCCTGGGCGTGGAAAAGGCACAGCGCGATTATAGCCGTGCCGTTAATCTTTACAAAGACAGCGTATATACCCTGGAGCAATTGCAAAACACCAAAACTGCATTGGACGTTGCGCAAAAGGCCCGGGAAGCGGTGGCCTTTAATGATCGCTATTCCAAAATATATGCTGCATCCGACGGCTTTGTTAGCAAGAAGTTAGCCAACGAAGGCGAAGTGATTTCCGAAGGGATGCCGGTGCTGCTCATCAACTCTACCGAGCAGCACAACAGTTATTCGCTAAAGGTTGGGGTAACAGATCGCGAATGGGCCATTATTAAGGCGGGACAAACAGCCAAAGTAACACTTGATGGATACACCGGTCAAAAGTTTGATGCCGTGGTATTTCGTAAGTCGCAGGCGGCGGATCGTGAACTTGGCTCTTTCCAGGTAGAACTGAAGCTGAAATTAAATGAAGTTAAACCTGCGGTCGGCATGTTTGGCAAAGCGGAAATAGCCACCCATCAGGATGAAAGCGTGATGGTGATCCCCTACAGTTCATTAGTAGAGGCCGACGGCAATAAGGGCTTCGTGTTTACCACCATCGGCACCAACAGGGTAAAACGAGTACCGGTTACCATCCTGAAGTTCGATAACGACAATGTTTATCTCCAAGATAAACTGGACGGTATAGACCAGATCGTTGTTTCCAACAGCGCCTACCTCAACGAACAGTCCATTATTAAAATCATCAAGTAA
- a CDS encoding alpha/beta hydrolase — translation MKILSILLSLIVFNLHLIKFDKIMKRKITFKRDELTLTGDLFTPENFDKKGQYKAIIVEGSLTSVKEQMPETYAKKFANEGFVVLAFDYSHYGESDGKPRQLEAPDDKLKDLQAAVSYLTSLSYVKSVGMVGVCTSAGNAAYLASSDPRIKAMATVAGYLPDPSLLESLSGKEKIASRREAAAIAKSKFEKTGEETIMTAYSETDKSAANFNPTEGFYDYYLNKTRGGVSQWKNELAVMSWETFQDFDPISKASAITVPTMVVHSDGCAFPSQARKFYSQLQGEKELVWADGNHFDYYDQPAQVNNAVKSISRFFKKHLW, via the coding sequence ATGAAAATTCTTTCAATACTGCTTTCGCTCATCGTATTTAACCTTCATTTAATAAAATTTGATAAAATCATGAAACGTAAAATAACATTTAAACGAGATGAGCTGACTCTGACAGGCGATCTTTTTACTCCGGAAAATTTTGATAAAAAGGGACAATACAAGGCTATTATCGTTGAAGGTTCACTCACTTCGGTTAAAGAACAAATGCCCGAAACGTATGCTAAAAAATTTGCAAATGAAGGCTTTGTTGTCCTCGCCTTTGACTATAGCCACTATGGTGAAAGTGACGGAAAGCCCCGCCAATTGGAAGCACCTGATGACAAGTTAAAAGATTTACAAGCAGCAGTTTCTTATCTGACAAGTCTCAGTTACGTAAAATCTGTGGGCATGGTAGGCGTATGTACCTCTGCCGGAAATGCTGCTTATTTAGCGTCGTCAGACCCTCGTATCAAGGCAATGGCCACTGTTGCAGGTTATTTGCCTGATCCATCTTTGTTGGAGAGTTTGTCCGGCAAGGAGAAAATAGCAAGCAGGCGTGAAGCCGCCGCCATAGCTAAAAGCAAATTTGAAAAGACCGGCGAAGAAACTATCATGACAGCCTATAGTGAGACGGACAAATCTGCCGCTAATTTCAACCCTACTGAGGGTTTTTATGATTATTACCTGAACAAAACACGTGGTGGTGTTTCTCAATGGAAAAACGAGCTTGCCGTTATGTCCTGGGAAACCTTTCAAGACTTTGACCCGATTAGTAAAGCATCAGCGATTACAGTTCCAACGATGGTTGTACATTCAGACGGATGTGCCTTTCCTAGCCAGGCTAGAAAATTCTATTCCCAGCTACAGGGAGAGAAAGAGCTTGTATGGGCTGATGGAAATCATTTTGATTATTATGATCAGCCGGCACAGGTAAATAATGCTGTCAAAAGCATTAGCCGTTTTTTTAAAAAACATTTGTGGTAG
- a CDS encoding ISAon1 family transposase N-terminal region protein, whose product MSTAYETLVRLILPEGLLEYFELTDVRSSESGQLNIYLEEKNLAPAGYDKQQLESKGFLPETAIQDFPIRGHKVALCIKRRRWEVKASGEIITRDWNLVRKGARMTTEFGTFLKGIFG is encoded by the coding sequence TTGTCAACAGCATACGAAACACTTGTCCGCCTGATCTTGCCCGAGGGGCTTTTGGAATACTTTGAACTTACTGATGTCCGCTCCTCTGAAAGCGGCCAATTGAACATTTACCTTGAGGAAAAGAATCTTGCGCCCGCAGGCTATGACAAGCAACAACTGGAGTCAAAAGGTTTCTTACCGGAGACAGCTATCCAGGATTTTCCTATCCGGGGCCACAAAGTAGCTCTTTGCATTAAAAGACGCAGATGGGAAGTTAAAGCAAGTGGTGAGATCATCACAAGGGACTGGAACTTAGTTAGAAAAGGAGCGCGAATGACAACGGAATTCGGCACTTTTTTAAAAGGTATATTTGGATAA
- a CDS encoding DUF1801 domain-containing protein: MKIRNLVDLYTLLPEDERVIVDVLRQIINETLPEYCKEKISYNVPFFYGNKGICIIWPSTVPRGGIKKGVLLGFWYGHKLIDHDYFLSHGTNKQIFYKIYQTLEEIDENPIIKLLKEAIKLDSTFKKVS; this comes from the coding sequence ATGAAAATTAGAAACCTTGTTGATCTGTATACCCTTCTTCCTGAAGACGAAAGAGTAATTGTAGATGTGCTGCGACAGATAATTAATGAAACTCTTCCTGAATACTGCAAAGAGAAAATATCATATAACGTTCCATTTTTTTATGGCAACAAAGGTATATGTATTATTTGGCCCTCAACCGTTCCGAGGGGAGGTATCAAAAAAGGAGTTCTTTTAGGTTTTTGGTATGGCCACAAATTAATTGATCACGATTACTTTCTATCGCATGGAACTAACAAACAAATTTTTTACAAAATCTACCAAACCTTGGAGGAGATTGATGAAAATCCAATAATCAAGCTTTTAAAAGAAGCGATCAAGTTAGATAGCACTTTCAAAAAAGTATCTTAA
- a CDS encoding SDR family NAD(P)-dependent oxidoreductase, whose protein sequence is MKKVLITGASGGIGLETARQLAAQGYRLTLVARNEDKLNKAVKSLAGAGHGILVADLTNKEDLQKLVSHLKTEEYDILINNAGAGIYGKFIEVPLSDQLAGMQLNMDALVTLSYGFLQNAKSGDALVNIGSLLAHSSLPGGAVYAATKSFVANFSESLWYEFKQKGIFVMGFNPGAAASDFHANAGGHVNDFPKFVMSSVEDVAGELVKALEKRRKPRVVQGWKNRFMLFGLKLLNRKSAVNIMGQISPGMQN, encoded by the coding sequence ATGAAAAAAGTATTGATCACAGGTGCAAGCGGCGGCATCGGGCTGGAAACAGCCAGGCAACTTGCAGCCCAAGGTTACCGGTTAACACTGGTAGCCCGCAACGAGGACAAATTAAATAAGGCAGTAAAAAGTTTAGCTGGTGCAGGCCACGGCATTTTGGTTGCTGACCTGACCAATAAAGAAGATCTGCAAAAATTGGTAAGTCATTTAAAAACGGAAGAATACGATATCCTGATCAATAATGCAGGTGCAGGTATTTACGGCAAATTTATTGAGGTTCCATTATCAGATCAATTGGCTGGTATGCAGCTTAATATGGATGCTTTGGTGACCCTATCTTATGGCTTTTTACAAAATGCCAAATCGGGAGATGCTTTGGTAAATATAGGCTCCCTGCTTGCTCATTCTTCCCTGCCGGGCGGGGCTGTTTATGCAGCCACCAAGAGTTTTGTTGCCAATTTCTCAGAATCCTTGTGGTACGAGTTTAAGCAGAAAGGTATCTTTGTGATGGGTTTTAACCCCGGTGCTGCGGCTTCAGACTTTCATGCAAATGCAGGCGGACATGTCAATGATTTTCCCAAATTTGTGATGTCCTCCGTTGAGGATGTTGCTGGTGAGCTGGTTAAAGCACTGGAAAAGAGGCGGAAACCAAGAGTTGTGCAAGGTTGGAAGAACAGGTTCATGCTGTTTGGATTGAAGCTATTGAACCGGAAATCTGCTGTAAATATTATGGGACAGATCAGTCCCGGAATGCAAAACTAA